In Gigantopelta aegis isolate Gae_Host chromosome 14, Gae_host_genome, whole genome shotgun sequence, the following proteins share a genomic window:
- the LOC121388122 gene encoding protein unc-93 homolog A-like encodes MSDEKDTPLFNAESLDHSPKGEISKTAETFVSPMSRNKIFKNVAVLSIAFLFMFTAFNCISNLQSSLNKEKGVGSGSIAIIYAALVASCMFLAPIMVAKLGCKWTIPISMVGYVLYMAANFYAVWELMGPAAVFIGLGAAPLWSAKCTYLTQIGVWYSKMTGMSEDAIINRFFGIFFMTFQTTQIWGNLISSEVFSQRPENSSSFPNKSKEELALCGANYCPQKGNETLRPPDEKVYIVCGITTGFAILAIIFVSLFLDKIVLDKQQGKSRKISFRLLVATFSQLFKNHSQKLLVPLTIYSGVEQGFIGGTFTRAYVTCSLGIWNIGYVMIVYGITDAICSFSFGRLVQYVGHIPFFVLAFLLHGGCLITFLLWGPNPDHLAVFYVVAALWGMGDAVIQTQINALYGCLFTKNTEAAFANYRLWESLGFLITYAYNDYLCANVKLYICIVFLVVGVVCYSLVEIMERRRKLSKETVTVVETVVKT; translated from the exons ATGTCTGATGAGAAGGACACGCCATTATTCAATGCTGAATCGTTGGATCATTCACCGAAAGGCGAAATTTCCAAGACAGCAGAGACCTTCGTTTCTCCGATGAGCAGGAACAAGATCTTCAAGAATGTGGCAGTCCTCAGTATCGCATTCCTGTTTATGTTCACAGCCTTCAACTGCATCTCAAATCTGCAGTCGAGCCTCAACAAGGAAAAAGGAGTTGGATCTGGCAGCATCGCCATCATATACGCCGCCCTCGTCGCATCCTGTATGTTCTTGGCACCGATCATGGTCGCCAAGCTCGGCTGCAAGTGGACGATCCCAATATCCATGGTAGGGTACGTCCTGTATATGGCTGCCAATTTCTACGCGGTCTGGGAGCTCATGGGTCCAGCGGCCGTGTTCATTGGTCTTGGTGCTGCTCCCCTGTGGTCTGCCAAATGCACGTATCTCACTCAGATAGGTGTGTGGTATTCTAAAATGACGGGAATGTCCGAAGACGCCATCATCAATAGGTTCTTCGGAATCTTCTTCATGACGTTCCAGACCA CCCAAATATGGGGAAATCTTATTTCATCTGAAGTATTTAGCCAGCGGCCAGAAAATTCTTCCAGTTTTCCCAACAAGTCAAAAGAGGAGTTGGCGTTATGCGGTGCGAACTACTGTCCCCAGAAAGGAAATGAGACTCTAAGACCTCCCGACGAAAAG GTCTATATCGTCTGTGGCATCACAACCGGATTTGCTATTCTCGCGATTATTTTCGTCAGTCTCTTCCTGGACAAGATTGTGCTGGACAAGCAGCAGGGTAAATCGAGGAAGATCTCCTTCCGTCTGCTGGTCGCCACGTTCTCCCAGCTCTTCAAAAACCACTCGCAGAAGCTGCTGGTGCCGCTCACTATCTATAGTGGCGTCGAGCAAGGCTTTATTGGTGGAACCTTCACACGG GCGTACGTGACCTGCTCTCTCGGCATCTGGAACATCGGATACGTGATGATCGTTTACGGAATCACGGACGCCATCTGTTCCTTCAGCTTTGGACGGCTTGTGCAGTATGTGggacacattcctttctttgttcTCG CGTTCCTACTGCACGGTGGATGTCTGATAACATTTCTTCTGTGGGGTCCAAATCCCGACCACCTAGCAGTGTTTTACGTCGTAGCGGCGCTGTGGGGAATGGGAGATGCTGTTATCCAAACACAAATTAACG CACTTTACGGATGTTTATTCACGAAAAATACCGAAGCAGCTTTCGCCAATTATCGGCTGTGGGAGTCTCTGGGATTTCTGATTACGTATGCGTATAATGACTATCTGTGTGCAAACGTAAAGCTCTACATCTGTATTGTTTTCCTGGTGGTGGGGGTAGTGTGCTACAGCCTCGTCGAGATTATGGAGAGAAGGCGAAAACTTTCAAAAGAGACAGTGACTGTCGTAGAGACAGTCGTTAAAacctaa